CCAAAAGATGTGGATGTTCCTTCAGAACTTGCCACTGTTGTCGCATGTTTTTCATAACGCCTCTTACGGTCCAACCATGACGCAGCAGAGCGTTCTCAACGCTGAAGTGCCCGTGTCGGATGCAGCGTATAGACGTGCAATGCGCTACCGTTCGCAACTCAATGCCCATTTCGTTTACCAAGGATGCTAAGTAATCTTCACATTCGTTAATCGCATGCACCTCCAATGTAAAATCAGGACGTTGAAAGCCAATCAGTTTGATGCCATAAATTACGGGATGTGATGTATCAGCTGGTCGTACTAGACCTTTGCAGGCGATTTCGTAGGCCGCTTGGGATTGCAGGTCGACACCACAGAGTTCGAACATTTTACGTTGATGTGAAGCCTGCATGGAAGCGGCCAATGCGCTCACACGTTCTGGATGTACATGCTGGCAACAAGCCCGTACGGTTATGCGTGCAtcagaaaaatgtgtttctgtAGCGATGCCTAAGCGGCCAGATACATGATAGGCACGCAGCGGAcgatttcgttgtatattttgCGACTGTCGTATGCCCTTATTAAtaccaaatactgaaaattggacattttgttaaaaaaaaaaatttaattaaataccaCGAAAGCTTACACAATACACCACTAGTGTGAATTCCTAAACCGGCTACAAGTGCACAACGTATGTCGGATATTTGATATCTCGGCCCTGTGGCCAAGACATGATCAGCTAAATCAATCGATTCTATTTTTCGCAATAATGGATTTGCAGCACCTCCGGGTTCCAAAAGCGGCGTTTCCAATTTACGAGGTTCGCGAACTTGCATACTATTTAAATCTAAGTAAAACATGAAAGCAGACCCCTGAAATATATgccttaaataataaaagagaatTTCCTATTTGAATTACCTTTGGTTATGTTATGGAGTACCGCATTTTTTACATGCTTGACTTTCATCCCAGCTGGCTTATATATGTTCAAGATCCCATTTAGGTGTCTAAAAACTGTTGGTGCGTCGTAAACTTTGGTCaacgacatttttatttaaaaattaccatTTAATTATTTAGATTTAGCTAACTTTATCAGCTGATCGTGCTGGTAGTGAAACGGTGTTGGACCCTTTGGtacttttgtacttttttgatacaatttcatttacAATAAGTACTTAAATTATACAGCCTCAATAAATTCTTAATACtgaaaattcataacatttttttttgcattctccTTTTGTTTTTGACTCT
The sequence above is drawn from the Anastrepha obliqua isolate idAnaObli1 chromosome 4, idAnaObli1_1.0, whole genome shotgun sequence genome and encodes:
- the LOC129243381 gene encoding pseudouridylate synthase TRUB2, mitochondrial, with the protein product MSLTKVYDAPTVFRHLNGILNIYKPAGMKVKHVKNAVLHNITKDLNSMQVREPRKLETPLLEPGGAANPLLRKIESIDLADHVLATGPRYQISDIRCALVAGLGIHTSGVLLFGINKGIRQSQNIQRNRPLRAYHVSGRLGIATETHFSDARITVRACCQHVHPERVSALAASMQASHQRKMFELCGVDLQSQAAYEIACKGLVRPADTSHPVIYGIKLIGFQRPDFTLEVHAINECEDYLASLVNEMGIELRTVAHCTSIRCIRHGHFSVENALLRHGWTVRGVMKNMRQQWQVLKEHPHLLEQDKIELRSD